A stretch of DNA from Methanolinea mesophila:
CAGCTCGGGCTTGTTCTGCAGTCTTCCCGACATCGCGACCATGTGGGACAGGTCGTCTGCGGCAAGTTCGGGGGAAAAGGTAAGCCCGGCGAAGACAGGCGAGAACACCTCGATCGAGAGGTAATTGGTGATGTTCAGCCCCTGTCCCCCGAAGATGCGGAGACCAGGGGCATGCCTGGCTATCGCTTCGGCGAGCCCGGGCCCCTCGACCATAACACCGCCGATCCCGGACTCCTGGGCTTTCGAAAGGAGCGGAATCGCGTTATCGATGAACTCCTGGTCCGCGATCCGGGGCCATTTCCAGATCAGCTCAACCTCCGCGGAGCCGCAAACGCGGCTTGCATCGCTGATCAGGGCCCTTAGTTCCTTCGCCTTGCCTCCGGGGACCTCGTAATATACCCTCCCCGCTTCCGCACTGCAGGCCGCCTTGACCGCGTCGGGGTCGTCGACGTATACCGACAGCCCGGGAAGGGTGAACCGGACTTCAGGCGGTTGCGCTGCACGCCCTGCAAAAAAGGACCGAATCCTTGACCCCGCCTTATCGACACTCCGGGCATCGGGCCTGGTCAGGACAAGGTACTCTTCTCTGGCCTTCTCCAGGAGATCGCGCCGGAGGCTGTTCAGAGTGGCAAGGGGAAGAAAAACGTTCTCCCCCAGGTCGACGTGCAGCGAGGCGAGGGAGAACCTCGATCCCCCGGTCTTCTCGAACTGCCTGGTTATCACCTCTCCGGTGAGCGGGGCACGATCGGCCCGGGCTACGGGAAAATCTCCCTCGACCCGGACTTCCGCCACCTCGCCCGAAGGGCCGCTGAACCGGCCGGTTGCCCGGGGCGGCGTTCCTTCCCTCAGGACCAGGGAGATCTCCAGGGGAACGGGAACACCGGCCCGGGCGGCCGGATGGGAGAGGATCCCGGAGGCGGTCTCCCGGAGGAGAGTGCTCCGGGTCAGCCAGAGGTCCATGCCCTTCCTGCATTCCCGGGGTCCCTGGAACCGGAGCTCTCCTCTTGAATAGACCGGATCCGACTTCAGCACCAGCCCGTGCTCCTTCCCGGTCCTTGGATCGAAGAGCACGAGACCGTCCCCTTTCCGGATTTTTATCCCGGGAAGGGGTTCCTTAATGGAGAACTCTCCCCCCGGGCCGCAGCCCGTGACCATCCCGACGGGAACTCCCCGGCTGTCGGGGCGGTCCCTCCCCATCAGGTCTTCGCCCCTGCACCCGAACAGGTACCCGCAGGTAAAGCCCCGGTTGAACGCGAGCATGAGCATTGCGGTCTCTTCGGGCCGGGGGGCCCACGGTTCTCCCCTGGAGAATGCATCGAGCGCAGCCCTGTAGAGAGCCACTGCTATCGCCACGTACTCGGGCGACCGCATCCTCCCTTCTATCTTCAGTGCCTCGATCCCCGACTCCGCGAGTGCTCCCACCCGGAAGAGCGTCGAAAGGTCCATGGTGGAGAGCGGATACCCCCCCTGACAGAAAATCTTCTGGGGATTGACCGGCCTTCCGTGCCGGTCGATATCCGCTTCCACCAGCACGTAGGGTTTCCTGCACGGCTGGGCACACATCCCCCTGTTTCCACTCCTCCCCCCGATCACCGAGGAGAGGAGACATTGGCCCGAATAACTGTAGCAGAGCGCCCCGTGCACGAAGATCTCCAGCCCGGGGATTCGTGTCCCGCCTTCTTCTGCAATCTCTTTAATCCGGTCCAGAGCGAGCTCGCGCGCGAGAACCACCCGCGACAGGCCGTGCTCCTTTGCCCAGGAGACCCCCTCTTTGGATAGGATTGTCATCTGGGTGGACGCGTGGAGTTCCAGATCTGGCACCACCGTCCGGGCCAGCCCCATAAGGCCGGGGTCCTGCACAAGGACGGCATCAACGCCCATCCGGTAAAGGGACAGGAGGAACGCGGCGGCATCCTCCAGTTCACGGTCCCGGAGCAGCGTATTGACGGTGACGTACACGTGCACCCCGTTGAAATGTGCATAGTCCACGGCGGCCGCAAGTTCTTCTTCCGAAAAATTAGAGGCGAAGCTTCGTGCGCCGAACCGTTTCCCGCCAAGGTAGACGGCATCCGCTCCTGCCGCTACCGCGGCCCGGAGGGCTTCAGCCGAACCGGCGGGCGCGAGCAACTCCGGGATGCGGGTATGGTGCTCCGGGGACATTGTCTGCAGTTATGGCGCGATGAGGTAAAATGGTTGAGGGAATGCGAAGCTGACCGGGGTGATTCATATACCTCGGCGGGATGGTATGCAGCCGTCGTGCAGGAATCTGGAGACTTACGGGAATGGGGTTCTGAAAAGGATTCAAGCAGAACGGAGACCTCAGCACAAGAGAGATGCGAAGAGGATTCAGCTATCGAAGATACTGTATGCCGGAAGCGGATTCGAAGAGATGTAAAGTCCCCTGATCCCCGGGTGCAAAGGGATGACCGAAAGGGATCAGGCGGGAGATGCCAGTATATTTATCAATCTGCAACAATCACGCTCTTCCACGGGACGCGGGGGTCACTCCATGGGTCACCTCCCTGAAGAATGAAATTACAGGTTTTTACCATGAAACTGGCAGTATCCATAACAGATCCTGGGGATATCCCGGTCGCGCTCGGGTTTAATCCCGACCTCGTAGAATTGAGGCTGGACCTGATGCCCGGTGTCCCCTCGAGGGAGCTGGAGGATTGCCTGTCGGTAGCCGATATCCCTGTAATCCTTACCCTGAGGAGCCGGGATGAAGGGGGCGAGTTCGAAGGAAGTCCCGCCCGGTGGGAACAGGTCCTCGGGCCGTATCTCGACATCCCGGATTACATCGATATCGAGGAAAAATACCGGGAATATGCTCCCGGCATCGCCGCCCGGGGATGTACCGTCGTCGCCTCCTGGCATACGTTCTCCATGCCGTCCCGGGAGATCCTCGAGGAGAAATACAGAGCCCTGCGGGATTACGGAGATATCCCCAAGATTATTACGGTCCCCGGGAACGAGCACGATGTACTTTCGCTGTGCCGGTTCACTGCCGAGGCTGGAAAACCGCTCATCACCGGGACCATGGGGCCCGGCTTCCGGTTTTCTCGCCTCTTCCTTTTATTCTTCGGTTCGTGGGCTGCGTTCTGCCATTGCGGGAAACCCGCTGCCCCTGGGCAGTTCCATATCAGCGAGGCGAGGGAAGTGCTCCGCCTCCTCCGCTGATACCGCCGCCGATATCCTTATCAAGGCCCCCTGCAAGTGCAGTGCGTGAACGCTATGGCAACGACCTATCCATACCCGGGGGGGGATTCGGCAGTACAATGGGTCTCCACCGAATGGCTTGCACAGCACCTCCAGGATAAGGACCTGACCATCCTTGATACCCAGCCGAACATCCACGAATATGTAAAGGAGCATATCCCGGGGGCCCTCTACGTGAACGAAGGGCTCTTCCGGATCCACACCGGGAACCTTCCCACCGTATGGATCGCCCCCGAGGCGGCGCAGATCCTCCTTCAGACGCTGGGGCTGGACGCCGGGAAACCGGTGGTGGTCTACACCAGTTCGGGACACCTCACGAAGTGCGAGGGATTCGTGGGCGACGGCCTGGAACAGACATTCCTCGCCTATACTCTCGCACGTTTCGGGCACCACAGGGTGTATGTCCTCGACGGCGGGCTTGATAAATGGCGGGCCGAGAAACGGCCGATGACACAGAAGTACCCGACAGCCGGGAGGTCATCGTTCAGGAGCACGGTCATGCGGGACTATTTCATCACATACGACGAGTTCCTGCAGCAGAAGGACAAGCCCGATACTATCGTCCTCGACGCGAGGCCTGCTGCATTTTACGAGGGCCAGGGACCGTGGAGCAAACCCGGCCATATCCCCGGGGCGGTCAGTCTTCCATGGAAGAGCCTGATGGATCCGGGCAATTCCAGGCTCCTTAAACCGGAGGCGGATATCAGGGCGATGCTTCGGGAGAAAGGAGTGAGCCCCGACAAACAGGTCATCTGCTCGTGCGGGACAGGGAGGGAGGCGACGAACGAGTTCATCCTCTTCCGGTTCTTCCTCGGGTTTCCCAGGGTAAAACTCTACGAGGGATCGTTTACCGAGTGGCTGACCTATCCCGATAACCCTACGGTCACCGGGACGAAACCCCGATAACTCCTTTTCCATGTCCGGACACACCGGAACGACATTCGCAGACCCGATACTCCTTTGGAGTTCGGATTGCGGTGAAAAATGATGGATCCTGAAATTGAACTTCAGGCGTTTCGGGATAAGATTCAATCTTCTCTTTAACGGTGCAAAAATCCCTGATCTCTGGAATAGTTTATTATCTCATTTACGGAATATACGATTCGGTGACCTGAGATGTCATTTAAGGATGAGGTACTTGACAAGATTGGCGCACTAATGACCGCAGCATTCGGGCTGGTCGCGGCACTTGCATGGAACGGAGCAATTCAGGAGATCTTCAAGGTAGTATTCGGTACGGCGAGCACCATCGCAGCCCAGCTGACCTATGCGATAGTCGTAACCATTATCGCGGTGATCTTCACCATCTGGATCGCACGGGCGATATCGCATGCCAAGGGGGAAGAGAAGAAGAAGGAAACCACCCCCTGAATTCTCCTTTTCCACCCGGATGACGCTCTTACATTCCGGGAACTCATTCGGCCTACGCCGGAAATAGATGCATCAGTCGACCGGGGTCTGATCCGGTGAGGGTACAACCCCGCCGGCATAGACAGGAGCCCTTAGAGCGTGAACGGATTACCGACCCGGACCAGAGGAACCGGGCTACCCGCAAAGAACAAATCCTCCTGCAGGTGAACAAAAAATTATACCTCACGCCGGCGCCGGAATTGCCCTGACGGTATAGTCCTCGGCGCATTCGCCGTCGAGTTCCGCAACGACCGGCTGAGACTGGCCCGGTGCGAGAGTT
This window harbors:
- a CDS encoding DUF3656 domain-containing U32 family peptidase yields the protein MSPEHHTRIPELLAPAGSAEALRAAVAAGADAVYLGGKRFGARSFASNFSEEELAAAVDYAHFNGVHVYVTVNTLLRDRELEDAAAFLLSLYRMGVDAVLVQDPGLMGLARTVVPDLELHASTQMTILSKEGVSWAKEHGLSRVVLARELALDRIKEIAEEGGTRIPGLEIFVHGALCYSYSGQCLLSSVIGGRSGNRGMCAQPCRKPYVLVEADIDRHGRPVNPQKIFCQGGYPLSTMDLSTLFRVGALAESGIEALKIEGRMRSPEYVAIAVALYRAALDAFSRGEPWAPRPEETAMLMLAFNRGFTCGYLFGCRGEDLMGRDRPDSRGVPVGMVTGCGPGGEFSIKEPLPGIKIRKGDGLVLFDPRTGKEHGLVLKSDPVYSRGELRFQGPRECRKGMDLWLTRSTLLRETASGILSHPAARAGVPVPLEISLVLREGTPPRATGRFSGPSGEVAEVRVEGDFPVARADRAPLTGEVITRQFEKTGGSRFSLASLHVDLGENVFLPLATLNSLRRDLLEKAREEYLVLTRPDARSVDKAGSRIRSFFAGRAAQPPEVRFTLPGLSVYVDDPDAVKAACSAEAGRVYYEVPGGKAKELRALISDASRVCGSAEVELIWKWPRIADQEFIDNAIPLLSKAQESGIGGVMVEGPGLAEAIARHAPGLRIFGGQGLNITNYLSIEVFSPVFAGLTFSPELAADDLSHMVAMSGRLQNKPELEIMVQGSQEAIVSEDDLLSGCRVSPDKVAFHGLLDETGRLFPVYRDAQGRTHLSNAVETCLVDHLPIIAGAGIDRVAIDARRRGAYYAGDMTLAYREALAVLGTGRGEETKRCLLQVKERIKKMSMGGITTGAFFGRGAEDPGR
- a CDS encoding type I 3-dehydroquinate dehydratase, whose protein sequence is MKLAVSITDPGDIPVALGFNPDLVELRLDLMPGVPSRELEDCLSVADIPVILTLRSRDEGGEFEGSPARWEQVLGPYLDIPDYIDIEEKYREYAPGIAARGCTVVASWHTFSMPSREILEEKYRALRDYGDIPKIITVPGNEHDVLSLCRFTAEAGKPLITGTMGPGFRFSRLFLLFFGSWAAFCHCGKPAAPGQFHISEAREVLRLLR
- a CDS encoding sulfurtransferase; this translates as MATTYPYPGGDSAVQWVSTEWLAQHLQDKDLTILDTQPNIHEYVKEHIPGALYVNEGLFRIHTGNLPTVWIAPEAAQILLQTLGLDAGKPVVVYTSSGHLTKCEGFVGDGLEQTFLAYTLARFGHHRVYVLDGGLDKWRAEKRPMTQKYPTAGRSSFRSTVMRDYFITYDEFLQQKDKPDTIVLDARPAAFYEGQGPWSKPGHIPGAVSLPWKSLMDPGNSRLLKPEADIRAMLREKGVSPDKQVICSCGTGREATNEFILFRFFLGFPRVKLYEGSFTEWLTYPDNPTVTGTKPR
- a CDS encoding DUF5654 family protein, which produces MSFKDEVLDKIGALMTAAFGLVAALAWNGAIQEIFKVVFGTASTIAAQLTYAIVVTIIAVIFTIWIARAISHAKGEEKKKETTP